One genomic segment of Pyruvatibacter mobilis includes these proteins:
- a CDS encoding acetolactate synthase 3 large subunit, which translates to MASREISGAEMVVKALEDHGVDTLFGYPGGAVLPIYDALFDRETIKHVLVRHEQGALHAAEGYARSSGKPGVCLVTSGPGATNAVTGLTDALMDSIPLVCITGQVPTHLIGNDAFQEADTVGITRPCTKHNWLVQSVEDLPRILHEAFYVATHGRPGPVVIDIPKDIQFQLGLYQGPSTQGHPTYRPQVKGNIDRIKEAVDLIATAKKPIFYTGGGVINSGPEACQLLREFVRTTGFPITSTLMGLGAYPASDKQWLGMLGMHGTYEANWAMHDCDVMINLGARFDDRVTGVLDKFAPNAKKIHVDIDPSSINKNVHVDVPIVGDVAHVLEDMLRLWKAKSAKQDKGALEQWWKQIDTWRARQSLSFQNSDEIIKPQHAVQRLYELTKGPNTYITTEVGQHQMWAAQHYHFDDPNRWMTSGGLGTMGYGLPAAIGVQMAHPDALVIDIAGEASIQMCIQELSTAIQYDLPVKVFILNNEYMGMVRQWQQLLHGARYSHSYSEALPDFVKLAEAYGAVGMRAENPGELDDKIKEMMAINKPVLFDCVVDKVENCFPMIPSGAAHNDMILADEAKDPTDAISDEGKILV; encoded by the coding sequence ATGGCCTCGCGCGAGATCAGCGGTGCGGAGATGGTTGTCAAAGCACTGGAGGATCACGGCGTAGACACGCTGTTCGGGTATCCGGGCGGCGCCGTGCTTCCCATCTATGACGCGCTGTTTGACCGTGAGACCATCAAGCACGTTCTCGTCCGCCATGAGCAGGGCGCCCTGCACGCGGCTGAAGGCTATGCGCGGTCGTCCGGCAAGCCGGGTGTGTGCCTGGTCACCTCCGGTCCCGGCGCCACCAATGCGGTCACCGGGCTGACGGATGCGCTGATGGATTCCATCCCGCTGGTCTGCATCACCGGGCAGGTGCCGACGCATCTCATTGGCAATGACGCGTTCCAGGAGGCCGACACGGTCGGCATCACGCGGCCCTGCACCAAGCACAACTGGCTCGTCCAGTCGGTGGAGGATCTGCCGCGCATCCTGCATGAGGCGTTCTATGTGGCCACCCATGGCCGTCCGGGCCCCGTCGTCATCGACATCCCGAAGGACATCCAGTTCCAGCTCGGGCTCTATCAGGGTCCGTCCACCCAGGGTCACCCGACCTACCGGCCGCAGGTGAAGGGCAATATCGACCGCATCAAGGAAGCGGTTGACCTGATCGCGACGGCGAAAAAGCCGATCTTCTATACGGGCGGTGGCGTCATCAATTCGGGGCCCGAGGCCTGTCAGCTGCTGCGCGAATTCGTCCGCACCACGGGCTTTCCCATCACCTCCACGCTGATGGGGCTGGGTGCCTATCCGGCCAGCGACAAGCAGTGGCTGGGCATGCTCGGCATGCACGGCACCTACGAGGCCAACTGGGCGATGCATGATTGCGACGTGATGATCAATCTCGGTGCGCGGTTCGATGACCGCGTCACCGGCGTGCTCGACAAGTTCGCGCCCAACGCCAAGAAGATCCACGTCGATATCGACCCCTCGTCGATCAACAAGAACGTCCACGTTGATGTCCCCATCGTCGGCGACGTCGCCCACGTGCTGGAAGACATGCTGCGCCTGTGGAAGGCCAAGTCCGCCAAGCAGGACAAGGGCGCGCTGGAACAGTGGTGGAAGCAGATCGACACCTGGCGGGCGCGGCAGTCGCTGTCGTTCCAGAACTCGGATGAGATCATCAAGCCGCAGCACGCGGTGCAGCGTCTCTACGAGCTCACCAAGGGGCCGAACACCTACATCACCACCGAAGTGGGGCAGCACCAGATGTGGGCGGCCCAGCATTATCACTTCGATGATCCCAACCGCTGGATGACCTCCGGCGGCCTGGGCACCATGGGCTATGGCCTGCCGGCGGCAATCGGCGTGCAGATGGCGCATCCGGATGCGCTGGTGATCGACATTGCCGGTGAGGCGTCGATCCAGATGTGCATCCAGGAGCTGTCGACGGCGATCCAGTATGATCTGCCGGTGAAGGTGTTCATCCTCAACAATGAATATATGGGCATGGTCCGCCAGTGGCAGCAGCTGCTGCACGGCGCGCGCTATTCGCACTCCTATTCGGAAGCGCTGCCTGACTTTGTGAAGCTGGCCGAGGCCTATGGTGCGGTCGGCATGCGGGCGGAAAACCCGGGCGAGCTCGACGACAAGATCAAGGAGATGATGGCGATCAACAAGCCGGTGCTCTTTGATTGCGTGGTCGACAAGGTCGAGAACTGCTTCCCGATGATCCCGTCGGGCGCTGCCCATAACGACATGATTCTGGCGGATGAGGCGAAAGACCCCACGGATGCTATTTCCGATGAGGGCAAAATCCTCGTATAA
- the serB gene encoding phosphoserine phosphatase SerB: MRSVLTLIANPETRKLSAEDLDAVRRAVPEAGAPAWLHEDVACDLLVDIAPAELHAIEAAARAALDGLPIDVVTQGTGHRRKALLVADMDSTVIEQECIDELAAEAGIGAHVAEITERAMRGELAFEPALRERVKLLEGLPEAKLEQVFGTRITLSPGIRTVTDTMRLNGAYCALVSGGFTFFTARVAVKAGFDINRANTLELKDGHLTGQVIDPILGRAAKLESLEEFAAEKSLTLESTMAVGDGANDLAMIEAAGIGVAYHAKPVVAQAAPARIDHTDLTTLLYMQGYARDEFAGA, translated from the coding sequence ATGCGGTCGGTGCTGACCCTCATCGCAAATCCTGAAACACGCAAGCTTTCAGCGGAAGACCTTGATGCAGTGCGCCGCGCCGTGCCCGAAGCAGGCGCGCCCGCCTGGCTGCATGAGGATGTGGCCTGCGACCTGCTGGTGGACATCGCCCCGGCGGAGCTGCACGCCATCGAAGCTGCCGCCCGGGCAGCGCTTGACGGCCTGCCCATCGACGTGGTGACCCAGGGCACCGGCCACCGCCGCAAGGCATTGCTGGTGGCGGATATGGATTCGACCGTCATCGAGCAGGAATGCATCGACGAATTGGCAGCCGAAGCCGGCATCGGCGCCCATGTGGCGGAGATCACCGAGCGCGCCATGCGCGGCGAACTGGCCTTTGAGCCAGCCCTGCGCGAGCGGGTGAAGCTGCTGGAAGGCCTGCCGGAAGCCAAGCTTGAACAGGTTTTTGGAACGCGCATCACACTGTCCCCCGGCATCCGCACCGTGACCGACACCATGCGCCTCAACGGCGCCTATTGTGCCCTTGTTTCGGGCGGCTTCACCTTCTTCACGGCCCGCGTGGCGGTGAAGGCAGGCTTTGACATCAACAGGGCGAACACCCTGGAGCTGAAAGATGGCCATTTGACGGGCCAAGTGATCGACCCGATTCTCGGCCGCGCCGCCAAACTCGAAAGCCTTGAGGAATTCGCCGCCGAGAAATCTCTCACGCTTGAAAGCACCATGGCCGTGGGCGACGGGGCCAACGATCTGGCGATGATCGAGGCTGCCGGCATCGGCGTCGCCTATCACGCCAAGCCCGTGGTGGCGCAGGCCGCCCCCGCCCGCATCGACCACACGGACCTCACCACCCTGCTCTACATGCAGGGCTATGCGCGGGATGAATTCGCCGGCGCCTGA
- the ilvN gene encoding acetolactate synthase small subunit, translating into MRKPEEIERHTIAVLVDNEAGVLARVIGLFSGRGYNIESLTVAEVDEAAHMSRITVVTNGTPMVVEQIKAQLDRLVPVHKVVDLTVETNPVEREMALVKVAGTGEKRVEALRLSDAFRARVIDTTHSSFVFEVTGAPDKINAFVTLMRPLGLVDVSRTGVVAIARGAEQM; encoded by the coding sequence ATGCGGAAACCTGAAGAAATCGAACGCCACACCATCGCCGTCCTCGTGGATAATGAGGCGGGCGTCCTGGCCCGCGTCATCGGCCTTTTTTCGGGCCGCGGCTACAACATCGAGAGCCTGACCGTGGCCGAGGTGGACGAGGCGGCGCACATGTCGCGCATCACCGTCGTCACCAATGGTACGCCGATGGTGGTGGAGCAGATCAAGGCGCAGCTTGACCGGCTGGTGCCGGTTCACAAGGTGGTGGACCTCACCGTCGAGACCAACCCGGTCGAGCGCGAGATGGCGCTGGTCAAGGTCGCCGGCACGGGCGAAAAGCGCGTCGAGGCGCTGCGCCTGTCAGACGCTTTCCGGGCGCGGGTGATCGACACCACGCACTCGTCCTTCGTGTTCGAGGTGACGGGCGCGCCGGACAAGATCAACGCCTTTGTCACCCTCATGCGCCCCCTGGGGCTGGTGGATGTCAGCCGCACCGGCGTTGTCGCCATCGCCCGCGGCGCGGAGCAGATGTAA
- a CDS encoding aspartate/glutamate racemase family protein, producing the protein MRRALVMTLLHTSPRHVDVFERLFARLAAEEAAREEADGGTDLPGIRLSHVVREDLLRRAIASGVLPEDTFERAARILHEATASSDGVLCTCSTLGPAADEAARRAAKPVLRVDRPMAALAAQTGRSIAVLATIKCTLAPTCELIEQEVAAIADRADVAPVLVDGAWDALEAGDTARANALVADNIRLAQRAGANVIVLAQASMAEALDQVSDVTVPVLTSPASGLAAAVAALRAQA; encoded by the coding sequence ATGCGCCGTGCTCTTGTGATGACACTGCTGCATACGTCGCCCCGGCACGTTGACGTTTTCGAGCGTCTTTTTGCCCGGCTTGCCGCTGAGGAGGCCGCTAGGGAAGAGGCTGACGGGGGAACGGACCTGCCGGGGATCCGGCTGTCCCATGTGGTGCGCGAGGATCTGCTGCGGCGCGCCATCGCTTCAGGCGTGCTGCCGGAAGATACGTTCGAGCGTGCCGCCCGCATCCTGCATGAAGCCACTGCTTCGTCGGACGGGGTGCTCTGCACCTGCTCAACGCTTGGCCCCGCTGCTGATGAAGCCGCACGCCGGGCCGCCAAACCCGTGCTGCGGGTGGACCGCCCGATGGCGGCACTGGCCGCGCAGACCGGCCGCTCCATTGCCGTGCTGGCAACCATCAAATGCACCCTTGCGCCGACCTGCGAACTGATTGAGCAGGAAGTCGCGGCCATAGCGGACAGAGCAGATGTGGCACCGGTCCTGGTGGACGGCGCGTGGGACGCGCTTGAAGCCGGGGACACGGCCCGTGCCAACGCGCTGGTGGCCGACAATATCCGCCTTGCCCAGCGCGCCGGCGCCAATGTCATCGTCCTCGCCCAGGCTTCCATGGCCGAGGCATTGGACCAGGTGTCCGATGTCACCGTCCCGGTGCTGACGAGCCCGGCAAGTGGTTTGGCCGCGGCGGTTGCCGCCCTCAGGGCGCAAGCCTAG
- the hflC gene encoding protease modulator HflC, with translation MGRTSLIALAVVLVLLGIVAANSLFTVHQTQQALVLQFGDPRQVIREPGLHVKVPFVQNVITIDKRILDLDIQPSEVIASDQKRLVVDAFARFRVADPLQFYIAVGNEAVARSRLGTILQSSLRRVLGEESFEAVVRDDRADLMERIKDQMNKEAEQFGIDVVDVRIRRADLPEANSQAIFRRMQTEREREANEFRAQGNEVAQRIRANADREVTVTVAESTRNAEIIRGEGDACRNRIFAAAFGIDPSFFAFYRSMQSYEQALQQGETTAVLSPDSEFFRYFTDPNAIPEGNAPVGRSASRAADLLARLEGDETLRSLLCAELERVAPTGGAEVLPETLPDDLPADQPIAPALEEGAAGAQ, from the coding sequence ATGGGCCGCACATCTCTTATCGCGCTGGCCGTTGTCCTCGTTCTGCTGGGCATCGTCGCCGCCAATTCGCTGTTCACCGTCCATCAGACCCAGCAGGCGCTGGTGCTGCAGTTCGGTGACCCCCGCCAGGTGATCCGTGAGCCGGGCCTGCATGTGAAGGTGCCGTTCGTGCAGAACGTCATCACCATCGACAAGCGGATCCTTGATCTCGACATCCAGCCGAGCGAAGTCATCGCGTCGGACCAGAAGCGCCTGGTGGTGGATGCGTTTGCGCGCTTCCGCGTCGCCGACCCGCTGCAGTTCTACATTGCCGTCGGCAATGAGGCCGTGGCCCGGTCGCGTCTGGGCACCATCCTCCAGTCGAGCCTGCGGCGCGTGCTGGGTGAGGAGAGCTTCGAAGCGGTGGTGCGGGATGACCGTGCGGACCTGATGGAGCGCATCAAGGACCAGATGAACAAGGAAGCCGAGCAGTTCGGTATCGATGTGGTGGATGTGCGCATCCGCCGTGCCGACCTGCCGGAGGCCAACAGTCAGGCCATTTTCCGCCGCATGCAGACCGAACGTGAGCGTGAAGCCAACGAGTTCCGCGCCCAGGGTAACGAGGTCGCCCAGCGCATCCGCGCCAATGCGGACCGTGAAGTGACGGTGACGGTGGCCGAAAGCACCCGTAACGCGGAAATCATCCGTGGTGAGGGCGATGCCTGCCGTAACCGTATCTTCGCTGCGGCCTTCGGCATCGATCCGAGCTTCTTTGCCTTCTACCGCTCCATGCAGTCCTACGAGCAGGCCCTGCAGCAGGGCGAGACGACGGCGGTGCTGTCGCCGGACAGCGAGTTCTTCCGCTACTTCACCGACCCGAATGCGATCCCCGAGGGCAATGCGCCTGTGGGCCGCTCGGCGTCGCGGGCCGCAGACTTGCTTGCCCGGCTTGAAGGGGACGAGACCCTGCGTAGCCTTCTGTGTGCGGAGCTTGAGCGGGTAGCCCCGACGGGTGGCGCGGAAGTGCTTCCCGAAACCCTGCCTGACGACCTGCCGGCCGATCAGCCGATCGCCCCGGCTCTGGAAGAAGGGGCTGCCGGCGCGCAGTAG
- the ilvC gene encoding ketol-acid reductoisomerase: MRKRPMRVYYDRDADVNLIKGKKVAIIGYGSQGHAHALNLRDSGVKDVAVALREGSASAKKAEGEGLPVMSVPEAAKWADVMMMVTPDELQGDIYREHLEPNMKKGAALMFAHGLNVHFNLLQPRADIDVLMVAPKGPGHTVRGEYQRGAGVPCLIAVHQDATGNAQEVGLSYASAIGGGRAGIIETTFKEECETDLFGEQAVLCGGLSELIKAGFETLTEAGYAPEMAYFECLHEVKLIVDMMYEGGIATMNYSVSNTAEYGGYVTGPRIVTPDTKAEMKRVLTDIQTGKFTRDWMLENKVDQTSFKATRAMNAAHPIEEVGERLRAMMPWIAETKLVDKEKN; encoded by the coding sequence ATAAGGAAGAGACCCATGCGCGTTTATTACGACCGCGACGCTGACGTTAATCTGATCAAGGGCAAGAAGGTTGCCATCATCGGCTATGGCTCCCAGGGTCATGCCCATGCGCTGAACCTGCGCGACAGCGGCGTGAAGGACGTTGCCGTGGCGTTGCGCGAAGGCTCTGCCTCGGCCAAGAAGGCCGAAGGTGAAGGCCTGCCGGTGATGAGCGTTCCCGAGGCCGCCAAGTGGGCCGACGTGATGATGATGGTGACGCCGGATGAGCTGCAGGGCGACATCTACCGCGAGCATCTTGAGCCGAACATGAAAAAGGGCGCAGCCCTGATGTTCGCGCACGGCCTCAACGTGCACTTCAACCTGCTGCAGCCGCGTGCCGACATCGACGTACTGATGGTCGCACCGAAGGGCCCGGGCCACACGGTGCGCGGTGAATATCAGCGCGGCGCCGGCGTGCCGTGCCTGATCGCCGTTCACCAGGATGCGACCGGCAATGCGCAGGAAGTCGGCCTGTCCTACGCGTCTGCCATCGGCGGCGGCCGTGCGGGCATCATCGAGACCACCTTCAAGGAAGAGTGCGAGACCGACCTGTTCGGTGAGCAGGCTGTTCTGTGCGGTGGTCTGTCGGAGCTGATCAAGGCGGGCTTCGAGACGCTGACGGAAGCCGGCTATGCGCCGGAGATGGCGTATTTCGAGTGCCTGCACGAAGTGAAGCTGATCGTCGACATGATGTATGAAGGCGGAATCGCGACGATGAATTACTCCGTGTCCAACACGGCTGAGTATGGCGGCTATGTCACGGGCCCGCGCATCGTGACGCCGGACACCAAGGCCGAGATGAAGCGCGTGCTGACCGACATCCAGACCGGCAAGTTCACCCGCGACTGGATGCTGGAAAACAAGGTCGACCAGACCAGCTTCAAGGCCACCCGCGCCATGAATGCCGCACATCCGATCGAAGAAGTGGGCGAGCGTCTGCGCGCCATGATGCCGTGGATCGCGGAAACGAAGCTGGTGGACAAGGAAAAGAACTAG
- the miaA gene encoding tRNA (adenosine(37)-N6)-dimethylallyltransferase MiaA, translated as MTTGKNRVLLIAGPTASGKSALALDLAGRVDGEIVNADSMQVYRDLRILTARPSEAEEAMVPHHLYGAMDGAIPCSAAHWARLAVHEIEGIWARGHLPIVVGGTGLYFKALSEGLTEIPEIPGINREAARVLVEEFGPEQAHAYLSDRDPQTAANIRPSDPQRIARALEVLAATGRGLAAWQEAPATPLLDADFVKVVLVPDKAEVKEQANIRFDQMMAQGALAEVERLMARELDPEVPVMKAVGVPPLMAHLRGEISLEEAVAQGKGQTRRYIKRQMTWARTQMVSWNAISAQQMKRKRKEILSLLSASA; from the coding sequence ATGACGACTGGGAAAAACCGAGTGCTGCTTATTGCAGGGCCGACCGCGAGCGGCAAGTCGGCGCTGGCGCTGGACCTTGCCGGGCGCGTGGACGGCGAGATCGTCAATGCGGATTCGATGCAGGTCTATCGCGACCTGCGCATTCTCACGGCCCGGCCGTCGGAAGCGGAGGAAGCGATGGTGCCGCATCATCTCTATGGGGCGATGGACGGAGCCATCCCGTGCTCGGCAGCCCATTGGGCGCGGCTTGCGGTGCATGAGATCGAGGGCATCTGGGCGCGGGGGCATCTGCCCATCGTCGTGGGCGGCACCGGTCTTTACTTCAAGGCACTGTCCGAGGGGCTGACGGAAATCCCCGAGATCCCCGGCATCAACCGGGAGGCGGCCCGCGTGCTGGTGGAGGAGTTCGGGCCCGAGCAGGCGCATGCGTATCTGTCGGATCGTGACCCGCAGACGGCGGCCAATATCCGCCCGTCCGACCCGCAGCGGATCGCCCGGGCACTGGAGGTGCTGGCAGCGACGGGGCGGGGGCTGGCCGCGTGGCAGGAAGCCCCGGCGACGCCGCTTCTGGACGCAGATTTCGTCAAGGTGGTGCTGGTGCCGGACAAGGCCGAGGTAAAGGAACAGGCCAATATCCGCTTCGACCAGATGATGGCTCAGGGCGCGCTGGCCGAGGTCGAGCGGCTGATGGCGCGGGAGCTGGACCCGGAGGTGCCGGTGATGAAGGCGGTGGGCGTACCGCCGCTGATGGCGCATTTGAGGGGCGAGATTTCGCTGGAAGAGGCCGTGGCGCAGGGCAAGGGGCAGACCAGGCGCTATATCAAGCGGCAGATGACCTGGGCGCGCACGCAAATGGTTTCGTGGAATGCTATTTCTGCGCAACAAATGAAAAGAAAGCGCAAAGAAATTTTGTCATTGCTTTCTGCTTCCGCTTGA
- the hflK gene encoding FtsH protease activity modulator HflK yields MPWDDKSGGGGPWGQGPSGGGTGGGRGNGSGGPGGGQGPDLEEILRRGQERFRQSFPGGGGQGGGLGFRGILVGIAVLIAIWLVSGFYRVQPDEQGVVLRFGAYQDTTNPGLNYHLPYPIETVYTPQVTRVNRVDVGMRTSEETRTVRQGTVRDVPEESLMLTGDENIIDIDFSVFWVINNAQDYLFNIQNPVGTVKAVAESSMREVVGQSNIQPLLTEGRQQAEARVQDLMQNLLDEYGAGIRITQVQIQDSNPPAAVIDAFRDVQAARADAERSRNEAESYANRVLPQARGESERIEQEAAAYRDQTVEEAEGQARRFLSIYGEYAQAPDVTRQRMYLETMERVLGKMNKVLVDGDSGSGVVPYLPLPEVERRRNTQQEAN; encoded by the coding sequence ATGCCCTGGGACGACAAGAGCGGTGGTGGCGGACCATGGGGGCAGGGGCCTTCAGGCGGCGGGACCGGTGGCGGTCGCGGCAATGGCAGCGGCGGCCCGGGCGGCGGCCAGGGGCCTGACCTGGAAGAGATCCTGCGCCGTGGCCAGGAGCGCTTCCGCCAGTCGTTCCCCGGTGGCGGCGGCCAGGGCGGGGGCCTCGGCTTCCGCGGCATCCTCGTCGGCATCGCCGTTCTCATTGCCATCTGGCTGGTGTCAGGCTTCTACCGCGTCCAGCCGGACGAGCAGGGCGTCGTGCTCCGCTTCGGGGCCTATCAGGACACCACCAATCCCGGCCTCAACTATCACCTGCCTTATCCGATCGAGACGGTGTACACGCCGCAGGTCACCCGCGTGAACCGGGTCGATGTGGGCATGCGCACCAGCGAGGAAACCCGCACGGTGCGCCAGGGCACGGTGCGTGACGTGCCGGAAGAAAGCCTGATGCTGACCGGTGACGAGAACATCATCGACATCGACTTCTCGGTGTTCTGGGTCATCAACAATGCGCAGGACTACCTGTTCAACATCCAGAACCCGGTCGGCACCGTGAAGGCCGTGGCCGAAAGCTCCATGCGTGAAGTGGTGGGCCAGTCCAACATCCAGCCGCTGCTGACCGAAGGCCGCCAGCAGGCGGAGGCCCGCGTGCAGGACCTGATGCAGAACCTGCTGGATGAATACGGCGCCGGCATCCGCATTACCCAGGTGCAGATCCAGGACTCTAACCCTCCGGCAGCGGTGATTGACGCCTTCCGTGACGTGCAGGCCGCCCGCGCGGACGCCGAGCGCTCACGCAACGAGGCTGAATCCTACGCCAACCGCGTCCTGCCGCAGGCACGTGGTGAGTCCGAGCGGATCGAGCAGGAGGCTGCGGCCTATCGCGACCAGACGGTGGAAGAAGCCGAAGGTCAGGCGCGCCGCTTCCTGTCCATCTATGGCGAATATGCCCAGGCACCGGACGTGACGCGCCAGCGCATGTATCTGGAAACCATGGAGCGCGTGCTGGGCAAGATGAACAAGGTGCTGGTTGACGGCGACAGCGGCTCGGGGGTCGTGCCCTATCTGCCGCTGCCCGAGGTCGAGCGCCGTCGCAACACGCAGCAGGAGGCAAACTAA
- a CDS encoding DegQ family serine endoprotease, producing the protein MMRSATLAVGAAFAIGVASIAWTPAQARSAPESFADLAEKLTPAVVNISTAQTVSGGNAVPLPEFPPGSPFEEYFEEFLERHGGNQPQQRRVQSLGSGFVIDPDGLVVTNNHVVEDADEVTVTFSDGETLDAEILGRDPKTDLALLKVKADRKLPFVRFGDSDALRVGDWVMAIGNPFGLGGTVTAGIVSARDRDINAGPYDAFIQTDASINRGNSGGPLFNMAGEVMGVNTAIISPTGGSIGIGFSIPATTATNVIEQLKEYGETRRGWLGVRIQTVTEDLAEGLGLKDTNGALVAGIQDGGPAVGSGIEAGDVIVRFDDQPVEKMRDLPRIVADTPVGKEVDVVVLRDGEEKTYQVTLGRLEEADGQAEAKAEPKAPAENETLGLSLSSLNDVLREQYNVEDGLDGVLVVAVVPGSQAAEKRVRAGDVIVKVAQKAVTDPEEVEEQVARAKSEGLKSVLLQISRGGETSFVALRVEGS; encoded by the coding sequence ATGATGCGCAGCGCGACGCTGGCCGTCGGTGCTGCCTTTGCCATTGGCGTGGCTTCCATTGCCTGGACGCCGGCACAGGCGCGCTCCGCGCCGGAAAGCTTCGCCGACCTGGCGGAGAAGCTGACGCCGGCCGTTGTCAACATTTCCACGGCGCAGACCGTGTCCGGCGGCAACGCCGTGCCGCTGCCGGAATTTCCTCCCGGCTCGCCGTTTGAGGAATATTTCGAGGAGTTTCTTGAGCGTCATGGCGGCAACCAGCCGCAGCAGCGCCGGGTGCAGTCGCTGGGCTCGGGCTTCGTGATTGACCCTGACGGCCTCGTCGTCACCAACAACCACGTCGTGGAAGATGCGGACGAAGTCACCGTGACCTTCTCGGACGGGGAGACGCTGGACGCTGAAATCCTCGGCCGCGACCCGAAGACCGATCTGGCGCTCCTGAAGGTGAAGGCCGACCGCAAGCTGCCCTTCGTGCGCTTCGGCGACAGTGACGCGCTGCGCGTGGGTGACTGGGTAATGGCGATCGGCAATCCGTTCGGCCTCGGCGGTACGGTGACCGCCGGTATCGTCTCGGCGCGGGATCGCGACATCAATGCCGGTCCCTATGACGCCTTCATCCAGACCGATGCCTCGATCAACCGCGGCAATTCCGGCGGTCCGCTGTTCAACATGGCCGGTGAAGTGATGGGCGTTAACACCGCCATCATCTCGCCGACCGGCGGGTCCATCGGCATCGGCTTTTCCATTCCGGCCACCACGGCCACCAATGTGATCGAGCAGCTCAAGGAATATGGCGAGACGCGCCGCGGCTGGCTGGGTGTGCGCATCCAGACGGTGACGGAAGACCTCGCTGAAGGCCTTGGCCTCAAGGATACCAATGGCGCGCTTGTTGCCGGTATCCAGGATGGCGGCCCGGCGGTCGGCAGCGGCATCGAAGCCGGTGACGTGATCGTCCGGTTTGATGATCAGCCGGTTGAGAAAATGCGCGATCTGCCCCGCATCGTGGCGGATACGCCTGTCGGCAAGGAAGTGGACGTGGTCGTCCTGCGTGATGGCGAAGAGAAGACCTACCAGGTCACCCTTGGCCGTCTCGAGGAGGCCGATGGCCAGGCGGAAGCCAAGGCCGAGCCGAAGGCACCGGCGGAGAACGAGACCCTCGGCCTGTCCCTGTCCTCGCTCAACGACGTGCTGCGCGAGCAGTACAACGTGGAAGACGGCCTGGATGGTGTGCTCGTCGTCGCGGTCGTGCCCGGCAGCCAGGCGGCTGAGAAGCGGGTGCGGGCTGGTGACGTGATCGTCAAGGTCGCCCAGAAAGCCGTGACTGATCCGGAAGAGGTCGAGGAGCAGGTGGCGCGGGCCAAGTCCGAAGGCCTGAAGTCTGTGCTGCTGCAGATCAGCCGCGGCGGCGAGACGAGCTTCGTCGCTCTGCGGGTGGAAGGCAGCTAG
- a CDS encoding MerR family transcriptional regulator, protein MFTIGKLAKQSGVKVQTVRYYEQIGLMPPAERSAGNQRLYTDAHAERLGFIRHARELGFPLEAIRTLLDLSDSPDKSCAEADEIARARLAEVESRIARLEALKTELTRMIAQCAHGTAADCRVIEVLAATDHTFCASDDHQQDAAPRLAP, encoded by the coding sequence ATGTTCACCATCGGCAAGCTGGCAAAACAGAGCGGCGTGAAGGTGCAGACCGTGCGCTACTACGAGCAGATCGGCCTGATGCCGCCTGCGGAGCGGTCAGCGGGCAACCAGCGGCTTTACACCGATGCCCATGCGGAGCGCCTTGGCTTCATCCGCCATGCCCGCGAGCTCGGCTTCCCGCTCGAGGCCATCCGCACCCTGCTTGATCTCTCGGACAGCCCGGACAAGTCCTGCGCCGAGGCCGACGAAATCGCCCGCGCCCGCCTGGCGGAAGTGGAAAGCCGCATTGCCCGGCTCGAAGCCCTGAAAACCGAACTCACCCGCATGATCGCCCAATGCGCGCACGGCACCGCGGCCGACTGCCGGGTGATCGAAGTGCTGGCCGCCACCGACCACACCTTCTGCGCCAGCGACGACCACCAGCAAGACGCAGCGCCTAGGCTTGCGCCCTGA
- a CDS encoding DUF2065 domain-containing protein — protein sequence MSDLVVAIGLVFIIEGLAYAAFPGAIRRMLRMVEATPDSSLRVTGLLAAVTGLAIVWLVRG from the coding sequence ATGTCTGATCTTGTGGTTGCCATAGGCCTGGTCTTCATCATCGAAGGCCTGGCCTATGCTGCCTTTCCCGGTGCCATCCGCCGCATGCTGCGCATGGTGGAGGCAACGCCGGATTCCAGCCTGCGGGTGACCGGGCTGCTGGCCGCGGTCACGGGCCTTGCCATCGTCTGGCTCGTGCGCGGTTAA